In Candidatus Hydrogenedentota bacterium, a genomic segment contains:
- the rsmA gene encoding ribosomal RNA small subunit methyltransferase A, translated as MAHRGRKPERVSRARETQGAQGAYAGNLREKVRRYGIRFKKALGQNLLLDGNINRIMASAAALSPEDSVVEVGAGLGALTALLAERAGHVLAIEIDPSFMPCLEDQFGAMPHVRLFRGDVLNHDLDGLLNEFLSGCSQFKLVANLPYYITTPLLFHFLESPVFFSRLVVMVQAEVGQRLTANVDTPDYGVLTLAARLYAEVDIVHHVSATCFVPRPKVDSCIVRFRCRAMEPAAKQRIADTLAVARAAFAQRRKTLKNSLCHARPFGLSREAVMAGLATSGIDGERRPQTLDMDEFNRLATALRSRLS; from the coding sequence GTGGCGCATCGGGGCCGAAAACCGGAGCGCGTCAGCCGCGCGCGCGAAACGCAAGGGGCCCAGGGGGCCTATGCCGGGAACCTGCGCGAGAAGGTGCGGCGCTATGGGATCCGGTTCAAGAAGGCCTTGGGACAGAACCTGCTGCTGGACGGCAACATCAACCGCATTATGGCGAGCGCGGCGGCCCTCTCGCCGGAAGACAGCGTGGTCGAGGTCGGCGCCGGTCTGGGCGCGCTCACGGCGTTGCTGGCGGAACGGGCGGGGCATGTGCTTGCCATCGAGATTGACCCATCGTTCATGCCCTGCCTCGAGGACCAGTTCGGGGCCATGCCGCACGTGCGCCTGTTTCGCGGGGATGTGCTGAACCATGACCTCGACGGCCTGTTGAACGAGTTCCTGTCCGGCTGCTCTCAGTTCAAGCTCGTCGCGAACTTGCCCTACTACATTACGACGCCGCTTCTGTTCCATTTTCTCGAATCGCCGGTGTTCTTCAGCCGTCTTGTCGTCATGGTTCAGGCGGAGGTCGGGCAGCGGCTGACCGCCAACGTGGATACGCCGGACTACGGCGTACTGACACTTGCTGCGCGGCTGTACGCCGAGGTGGATATCGTCCATCATGTGTCCGCCACGTGTTTCGTGCCCCGGCCCAAGGTCGACAGTTGTATCGTGCGTTTCCGGTGCCGCGCCATGGAGCCCGCCGCAAAGCAGCGCATCGCGGACACGCTCGCGGTAGCGCGGGCGGCATTTGCGCAGCGGCGCAAGACGCTCAAGAATTCGCTGTGCCATGCGCGCCCATTCGGGCTGTCGCGGGAGGCCGTCATGGCGGGGCTTGCCACAAGCGGTATCGACGGCGAACGGCGGCCCCAGACGCTGGATATGGACGAGTTCAATCGATTGGCAACGGCGCTGCGATCTCGGCTATCTTAG
- a CDS encoding PAS domain-containing protein, producing MTHEATSPYVQVIENLTSGVLAVDGKGVILIANPAACAHLHVTPDRFRLGEQLHTGDGLEEVGAVLCELAERNRPISRRELRITTPDGAQKVIGLSASPLRDAAGGAILLFTDLTEIRHLERVAALNRQLAEIGELTAGVVHELRNPLSIITGMAELLARRLGEDSKHHSSAVRIMQEAGNLERVIRQFLSFAKPFDLEPTACTARDIVDRALQLTQPAAQARQITVRTDFAAEPAAFPADPVKLAQCLANIIGNAIDMLETGGEVAICVRTAGPEVVFTVDDNGPGLHLRPGEDPFMPFFSRKQGGTGLGLAIVHRIVTAHHGAVSFANREEGGARFEVRIPLRAERADGAPDTGGSQ from the coding sequence ATGACCCATGAAGCCACAAGTCCGTATGTACAGGTCATCGAGAATCTGACCAGCGGCGTCCTTGCGGTGGATGGCAAGGGCGTCATCCTCATTGCGAACCCGGCCGCTTGCGCGCATTTGCACGTGACGCCGGACCGCTTCCGCCTCGGGGAACAGTTGCACACGGGAGACGGACTCGAGGAGGTTGGGGCCGTCCTGTGTGAATTGGCCGAACGCAACCGGCCTATCTCGCGGCGCGAATTGCGCATCACCACGCCGGACGGCGCGCAGAAGGTCATCGGGCTGAGCGCGTCCCCGTTGCGCGACGCGGCCGGCGGCGCCATCCTTCTGTTCACCGACTTAACGGAAATCCGGCACCTGGAACGCGTGGCCGCCCTGAACCGGCAATTGGCCGAGATCGGCGAACTCACCGCGGGCGTGGTGCATGAATTGCGCAATCCACTCAGCATTATCACGGGCATGGCGGAACTGCTGGCCCGGCGCCTGGGCGAGGACAGCAAGCACCATTCCTCGGCCGTCCGGATCATGCAGGAAGCCGGCAATCTCGAGCGCGTTATCCGCCAGTTCCTCAGCTTCGCGAAGCCTTTCGACCTGGAGCCCACGGCCTGCACCGCCCGGGACATCGTGGACCGCGCACTGCAACTTACCCAGCCCGCGGCCCAAGCCCGGCAGATTACAGTCCGGACCGACTTCGCGGCGGAACCGGCGGCGTTCCCCGCGGACCCGGTCAAACTGGCCCAATGTCTCGCGAATATCATCGGAAACGCCATTGATATGCTCGAGACGGGCGGCGAAGTGGCAATATGCGTCCGGACCGCCGGACCTGAAGTCGTATTCACGGTTGATGATAACGGGCCGGGCCTGCATCTAAGGCCGGGAGAGGACCCGTTCATGCCGTTTTTCTCGCGCAAGCAGGGCGGGACGGGGTTGGGCCTGGCCATCGTTCACCGGATCGTGACGGCCCATCATGGCGCGGTGTCGTTCGCGAACCGGGAAGAAGGGGGAGCGCGCTTCGAAGTGCGCATCCCCTTGCGCGCGGAACGCGCGGACGGCGCGCCGGATACCGGGGGCTCGCAGTAA
- a CDS encoding glutamine--tRNA ligase/YqeY domain fusion protein, translated as MAEKTPGTGTDFIREIIRRDIESDKWGGRVATRFPPEPNGYLHIGHAKSICINFGIARDFGGVCHLRMDDTNPTKEEQEYIDAIHEDVRWLGFDWAEHEYYASDYFEQLHEWAVQLIKAGKAYVCDLNADEVRAHRGTLTQPGKESPYRDRSIEENLDLFARMRAGEFEDGSRTLRAKIDMASPNLNMRDPVMYRILKATHPHTGDAWCIYPMYDFAHGQSDSIEHITHSICTLEFEDHRPLYDWFCEQLGIWHPQQIEFARLNLNYTVMSKRRLLQLVQDGLVSGWDDPRMPTIRGMRRRGYTPEAIRAFCEAIGIAKADNTVDIAYLEHFVREDLNKRAPRYMGVLKPLKVVIENYPEGQTEEFDAVNNPEDPSAGTRKVPFSKVIYIEQDDFMEVPAPKYYRLSPGREVRLRYAYFIKCTDVVKDAAGNVVELRCTYDPATRGGDSPDGRKVKATLHWVSEQHAFDAEVRLYDHLFSKADPDVVEEGQDWKSNLNPNSLQVLTGCKLEPALKTVEPGAHLQFERLAYFCVDTRDSQPGAPVFNRTVTLKDAWARIKTRDQA; from the coding sequence ATGGCCGAGAAAACGCCTGGCACAGGTACGGATTTCATCCGCGAAATCATTCGACGCGACATCGAGTCGGACAAGTGGGGCGGCCGCGTCGCCACGCGGTTCCCTCCCGAGCCGAACGGCTACCTGCACATCGGGCACGCGAAATCCATCTGCATCAATTTCGGGATTGCGCGTGACTTCGGCGGCGTGTGCCATTTGCGCATGGACGACACGAACCCGACGAAGGAAGAGCAGGAGTACATCGACGCGATCCACGAGGATGTGCGCTGGCTCGGCTTCGACTGGGCGGAACACGAGTACTACGCCTCGGACTATTTCGAGCAGTTGCACGAATGGGCGGTACAGTTGATCAAGGCGGGCAAGGCCTACGTTTGCGACCTGAACGCGGACGAGGTGCGCGCGCATCGCGGCACGCTGACGCAGCCGGGCAAGGAAAGTCCCTACCGTGACCGATCCATCGAGGAGAACCTTGACCTCTTCGCGCGGATGCGCGCGGGCGAGTTCGAGGACGGCTCGCGCACGCTACGCGCGAAAATCGACATGGCCTCGCCAAATTTGAACATGCGCGACCCGGTCATGTACCGGATACTCAAGGCAACGCACCCGCACACGGGCGACGCCTGGTGCATCTACCCGATGTACGATTTCGCGCACGGGCAGTCCGACTCGATCGAACACATCACCCACTCGATTTGCACGCTGGAATTCGAGGATCACCGCCCGCTCTACGACTGGTTCTGCGAACAATTGGGCATCTGGCACCCGCAACAGATCGAATTCGCGCGCCTGAATCTCAATTACACCGTCATGAGCAAGCGCCGTCTGCTGCAACTGGTTCAGGACGGCCTTGTCAGCGGCTGGGACGACCCCCGCATGCCGACGATCCGCGGGATGCGCCGCCGCGGCTACACGCCCGAGGCGATCCGCGCGTTTTGCGAGGCCATCGGCATCGCCAAGGCCGATAATACGGTCGATATCGCGTACTTGGAGCATTTCGTGCGCGAGGACCTGAATAAGCGCGCGCCGCGTTACATGGGCGTGCTGAAGCCGCTCAAAGTGGTTATCGAGAACTACCCCGAAGGCCAGACCGAGGAGTTCGACGCGGTCAACAACCCCGAAGACCCGAGTGCGGGCACGCGCAAGGTGCCGTTCTCGAAGGTGATCTATATCGAGCAGGACGACTTCATGGAAGTCCCCGCGCCCAAGTATTACCGCTTGTCGCCGGGCCGCGAAGTGCGCCTGCGCTACGCCTATTTCATCAAGTGCACGGACGTAGTCAAGGATGCGGCCGGCAACGTTGTCGAGCTTCGCTGTACCTACGACCCGGCGACGCGCGGCGGCGATTCGCCCGACGGCCGCAAGGTCAAGGCGACCTTGCACTGGGTGTCCGAGCAGCACGCGTTCGACGCCGAGGTGCGGCTCTACGACCACCTGTTCTCGAAGGCGGACCCGGACGTTGTCGAGGAAGGCCAGGACTGGAAATCGAACCTGAATCCGAATTCGCTGCAAGTGCTGACGGGTTGCAAGCTCGAACCCGCGCTGAAGACCGTCGAGCCGGGCGCGCACCTGCAATTCGAGCGGCTCGCCTACTTCTGCGTGGACACGCGCGACTCGCAACCGGGCGCGCCCGTGTTCAACCGCACGGTGACACTGAAGGACGCCTGGGCCCGCATCAAGACGCGCGACCAGGCCTGA
- a CDS encoding glutamate--tRNA ligase, giving the protein MSTTRCRIAPSPSGFLHMGTAKTALYNWLFARKTGGVFVLRLEDTDTERTEEQYVHGMCEGFRWLGIEWDEGPAFGGYPEKGGYGPYRQSQRRELHRGEAMRLVEEGKAYKCFCAKEEVDAFRNAHPHERFVSPWRDAAPGKVAAMGDAPYAVRFKVPEGETVLHDIIQGEVRWNNREYDDFVILKPNGDPIFHLAVVVDDAHMKITHVIRGDDHLTNAARHVMLFHALGFPLPQYAHHPLVHDEQGRKLSKSMHGANVLDWRDDGYLPEAILNYVALLGWTSEEENREFFTREDLVRHFTLERLTKSAARFDRKKLDWLNGQHIRRLPVADFRDRVVPVLEKSGFDTASKSPEWLMRMAEICQEKVPTLNHIAQQTDFLFLPVTDYEEAGVRKHFQAEGRLRLEAALGVLDGVQDWTSTHLHDAVKALAERMSDGLGKFVHPIRLALTGKTVGPGLFELAELLGKETCLERIENALGFINARDAL; this is encoded by the coding sequence ATGAGCACCACACGTTGCCGTATTGCGCCTTCGCCGTCCGGGTTCCTGCACATGGGCACGGCGAAAACGGCGTTGTATAACTGGCTGTTCGCGCGCAAGACGGGCGGCGTCTTTGTCTTGCGCCTCGAAGACACGGACACGGAGCGGACCGAGGAACAGTACGTGCACGGCATGTGCGAGGGGTTCCGCTGGCTCGGCATCGAGTGGGACGAAGGCCCGGCATTCGGCGGCTATCCCGAAAAGGGCGGCTACGGTCCCTACCGGCAGTCGCAGCGGCGCGAATTGCACCGCGGCGAGGCCATGCGCCTGGTCGAGGAAGGCAAGGCGTACAAGTGCTTCTGCGCGAAGGAGGAGGTCGACGCGTTCCGCAATGCGCACCCGCACGAGCGGTTCGTGAGCCCGTGGCGCGACGCGGCGCCGGGCAAGGTCGCCGCGATGGGCGATGCGCCGTACGCGGTGCGGTTCAAGGTGCCCGAAGGGGAAACGGTGCTCCACGACATCATCCAGGGCGAGGTGCGCTGGAACAACCGCGAGTACGATGATTTCGTCATCCTCAAGCCGAACGGCGACCCCATCTTCCATCTGGCCGTGGTGGTGGATGACGCGCACATGAAGATCACGCACGTGATCCGCGGCGACGACCACCTGACGAACGCGGCGCGGCACGTCATGCTGTTCCACGCCCTGGGGTTTCCGCTTCCGCAATACGCGCATCATCCGCTGGTGCACGACGAGCAGGGGCGCAAGCTGAGTAAGAGCATGCACGGCGCGAACGTGCTCGACTGGCGCGACGACGGCTACCTGCCGGAAGCGATCCTCAATTACGTCGCGCTGCTCGGATGGACCTCCGAGGAGGAGAACCGCGAGTTCTTCACGCGCGAGGACCTGGTTCGGCATTTCACGCTCGAACGGCTGACCAAGTCCGCGGCGCGGTTCGACCGCAAGAAACTCGATTGGCTGAACGGCCAGCACATTCGCCGCCTGCCCGTGGCGGATTTTCGCGACCGCGTCGTGCCTGTCTTGGAGAAAAGCGGGTTCGACACCGCCTCGAAATCGCCGGAATGGCTCATGCGCATGGCGGAAATCTGCCAGGAAAAGGTGCCGACGCTGAATCACATCGCGCAGCAGACCGACTTCCTCTTCCTCCCGGTCACGGATTATGAGGAGGCGGGGGTGCGCAAGCATTTCCAGGCGGAAGGCCGGTTGCGCCTCGAAGCGGCGCTGGGCGTCCTTGACGGCGTCCAAGATTGGACCAGCACGCACTTGCACGACGCCGTCAAGGCGCTTGCCGAGCGCATGAGTGACGGGCTGGGCAAGTTCGTTCATCCGATCCGGCTCGCTCTCACCGGCAAGACGGTGGGCCCCGGTCTGTTTGAACTGGCCGAACTGCTCGGGAAGGAGACGTGTCTCGAGCGCATCGAAAATGCGCTGGGATTCATCAACGCGCGGGACGCACTGTAG
- a CDS encoding ROK family glucokinase, which translates to MSDFVIGIDLGGTNLKTAILSRDKQLLAKESRPTNAGAGPDAVIDAMEASAREVAAAAGASLDSVLAVGVGAPGPLNWQSGIVYSLTNMPGWSDVPLARILSERLGTPCFLENDANAACYGEYWLGAGQGADNMAVLTLGTGVGGGVVVFGKLLRGIDGTAAELGHLKVMRDGRPCGCGARGCLETYASVTGMTMTAVEGLETFRTSRLLEMSRGDIEQLDGKMIFDAAREGDALALWAFRETATWLGIGIASIINYQNPEKVVLCGGMVAAGDMLLDTVREVAKANCFPVPGARCEILTAGLGGDSGVIGAAGCALDRCLDTTRG; encoded by the coding sequence GTGAGCGACTTCGTCATTGGAATCGACCTCGGGGGAACGAATCTGAAGACGGCCATTCTCTCTCGCGACAAGCAGTTGCTCGCGAAAGAGTCGCGGCCCACAAACGCCGGCGCCGGACCGGACGCGGTCATCGACGCGATGGAAGCGTCGGCCCGCGAGGTAGCCGCCGCAGCCGGCGCCAGCCTGGACAGCGTCCTGGCCGTCGGCGTCGGCGCGCCCGGTCCGCTCAACTGGCAATCGGGCATTGTATACAGTCTGACGAACATGCCCGGTTGGAGCGATGTGCCGCTGGCGCGCATCCTCTCGGAACGGCTGGGCACACCCTGTTTCCTCGAGAACGACGCGAACGCGGCCTGCTACGGAGAATACTGGCTCGGCGCGGGTCAGGGCGCGGACAACATGGCCGTGCTCACGCTGGGCACGGGTGTCGGCGGCGGCGTGGTGGTGTTCGGCAAGCTCCTGCGCGGCATCGACGGCACGGCCGCGGAACTCGGGCATCTGAAAGTAATGCGCGACGGGCGCCCGTGCGGCTGCGGCGCGCGCGGCTGCCTCGAGACCTATGCGTCCGTCACGGGCATGACCATGACGGCCGTCGAGGGGCTGGAGACGTTCCGTACCTCGCGCCTGCTCGAGATGTCCCGCGGCGACATCGAGCAATTGGACGGCAAGATGATTTTCGACGCGGCCCGGGAAGGCGACGCGCTGGCGCTCTGGGCGTTCCGGGAAACGGCCACTTGGCTGGGCATCGGCATCGCCAGCATCATCAATTACCAGAACCCGGAGAAGGTCGTGTTGTGCGGCGGCATGGTCGCCGCGGGCGACATGCTGCTGGACACGGTGCGCGAAGTCGCCAAGGCCAACTGCTTCCCCGTTCCGGGCGCCCGGTGTGAAATCCTCACGGCGGGGCTGGGCGGCGACTCGGGCGTGATCGGGGCCGCGGGCTGCGCGTTGGACCGCTGTCTTGACACGACACGGGGATAA
- a CDS encoding 1-phosphofructokinase family hexose kinase, translating into MILTFTPNPCVDKTVFIDRLEPGAKIRSRKYTCIPGGKGTNVSRAVKALGRDTEAMVVVGGHTGRHVVDMIEQQDGVTCIPLWVAGMTRTITTVLEEPLHRQTAFFEPGPGISEAETEQIADSFEAAAPRARIVTFNGTVPDPGARSLYARLIRLAWEAEVLPILDTYGAELALALQSRPYMVKPNQTEAEGLLGFPLDNDAARARALDFFHERGVSLVVISLGKDGALVSREGERLRAIPPVIREVNAVGSGDALVAAFAVGLEEGWPLADMARFGVAAGAANAMTWDIGRFERGEVERIAAETVIVPC; encoded by the coding sequence GTGATCCTTACGTTTACGCCGAACCCCTGCGTAGACAAGACAGTATTCATCGACCGGTTGGAACCCGGCGCGAAAATCCGTTCCCGGAAGTACACCTGCATCCCCGGCGGCAAGGGAACTAACGTCTCGCGCGCCGTCAAGGCTCTCGGCCGCGACACCGAAGCGATGGTCGTCGTCGGCGGGCACACGGGCCGTCACGTCGTGGACATGATCGAGCAGCAGGACGGCGTAACCTGCATACCCCTGTGGGTCGCGGGCATGACCCGCACCATCACGACGGTGTTGGAAGAGCCGCTGCACCGGCAAACCGCCTTCTTTGAGCCGGGGCCGGGCATTTCGGAAGCGGAAACGGAGCAGATTGCCGACTCGTTTGAAGCGGCGGCTCCTCGTGCCCGCATCGTCACATTCAACGGCACGGTGCCTGATCCGGGAGCGCGTTCTTTGTATGCCCGGCTGATTCGGCTCGCATGGGAAGCGGAAGTCTTGCCTATTCTCGACACGTACGGCGCGGAACTCGCCCTTGCCCTCCAGTCACGGCCCTACATGGTCAAACCCAATCAGACCGAAGCGGAGGGTCTGCTCGGTTTTCCGCTGGATAACGACGCGGCGCGCGCGCGCGCCTTGGACTTTTTTCACGAGCGCGGCGTGAGCCTCGTTGTGATTTCGCTGGGCAAAGACGGGGCCCTCGTTTCGCGCGAGGGCGAGCGGCTGCGTGCAATCCCGCCCGTGATCCGGGAAGTCAATGCCGTTGGTTCCGGCGATGCGCTGGTCGCCGCCTTCGCGGTCGGTCTCGAGGAAGGGTGGCCGCTCGCGGACATGGCCCGCTTCGGGGTCGCGGCGGGCGCGGCCAACGCGATGACCTGGGATATCGGCCGCTTCGAACGCGGCGAAGTGGAGCGGATTGCCGCGGAGACTGTCATCGTGCCATGCTGA
- a CDS encoding nucleotidyltransferase domain-containing protein, which yields MAQPEPVTSLEQLLSPENKSLIFRCIAGSRACGTAFQDSDTDFRGVYVLPARAYLAIHPPPEQVSDVRHNETCYALRRFLELAASANPNVIDLLFVPADCVVLQTRYADPLIAARGLFISKQAFDSHVGYALAQVKRARGRNKWVNNPKPEEPPRKDQFCRFVPREALTPASARMPYRPVPLAEARVDLAQCHAAALEHCPGVYRLYHYGAAARGVFRGDNLACESIPEEDETRRCIGLLLYNRMEYEKALREHHDYWTWRRQRNEARWLSQERGEVDYDAKNMMHTFRLLFSAKHIFREGAPLVRFEGGQLDFLRRVRAGAFAYDELIARADREIAELVALREKSALPEKPGTDAIAGLLQTITGQWEADHA from the coding sequence ATGGCGCAGCCGGAACCGGTCACAAGCCTCGAACAACTGCTCTCTCCGGAGAACAAGTCCCTGATCTTCCGGTGCATCGCGGGCAGCCGCGCCTGCGGAACCGCCTTCCAGGATAGCGACACGGATTTCCGCGGCGTGTACGTGCTCCCCGCGCGGGCGTACCTGGCAATCCATCCGCCGCCGGAGCAGGTGTCCGATGTTCGCCATAATGAGACCTGCTACGCGCTGCGGCGCTTTCTCGAACTGGCCGCGTCGGCGAACCCCAACGTGATTGATCTGCTTTTTGTGCCCGCGGACTGCGTCGTGCTCCAGACACGCTATGCAGACCCGCTGATCGCCGCGCGCGGCCTTTTCATCTCGAAACAGGCTTTCGACTCCCATGTCGGTTATGCCTTGGCGCAGGTGAAACGCGCCCGAGGCCGGAACAAGTGGGTGAACAATCCCAAGCCCGAAGAGCCGCCCCGGAAGGACCAATTCTGCCGGTTCGTTCCCAGGGAAGCCCTGACCCCGGCTTCCGCGCGCATGCCGTATCGCCCCGTGCCGCTCGCCGAGGCGCGTGTCGACCTGGCTCAGTGCCACGCGGCCGCGCTCGAGCACTGTCCGGGTGTTTACCGCCTCTATCACTACGGCGCGGCGGCGCGCGGCGTGTTCCGCGGCGATAACCTCGCGTGCGAGTCCATCCCGGAGGAAGACGAGACCCGGCGGTGCATCGGCCTGCTCCTCTATAATCGGATGGAGTACGAGAAGGCGTTGCGGGAGCATCATGACTACTGGACCTGGCGCCGGCAACGCAACGAGGCCCGCTGGCTCTCTCAGGAACGCGGCGAAGTCGATTACGACGCGAAAAACATGATGCATACCTTCCGGCTGCTGTTTTCGGCCAAGCATATCTTCCGCGAGGGCGCTCCGCTCGTGCGTTTCGAGGGCGGGCAACTCGATTTCCTGCGCCGGGTGCGGGCGGGCGCATTCGCCTATGATGAGCTCATCGCACGCGCGGATCGGGAAATTGCCGAGCTTGTGGCGCTGCGGGAAAAGTCCGCCCTTCCCGAGAAACCCGGCACGGACGCGATAGCCGGCCTGTTGCAGACCATTACCGGGCAATGGGAGGCGGACCACGCCTGA
- the speD gene encoding adenosylmethionine decarboxylase, with translation MHKGKHLLIDCRNVSRELCLSDKLVLSVMARAAERAGSTVVSQIRYKFGSDSPPGFAAVIMLDESHCSAHTYADLGLIAMDVFTCGNTDPRDVLRFIREELDLGDVTVTEMPRFALPERAAKAPAADAALAVC, from the coding sequence TTGCACAAGGGTAAGCATCTTCTCATCGATTGTCGCAACGTCTCGCGGGAACTTTGTCTGAGCGACAAGCTCGTGCTCTCCGTGATGGCACGAGCGGCGGAACGCGCCGGTTCCACGGTCGTGTCGCAAATTCGCTACAAGTTCGGTAGCGACTCCCCCCCCGGTTTTGCAGCCGTGATCATGCTCGACGAGAGTCATTGCTCGGCCCATACCTATGCGGACCTGGGCCTGATTGCCATGGATGTCTTTACCTGTGGCAACACGGACCCCCGCGACGTGCTCCGCTTCATCCGCGAGGAACTGGACCTCGGCGACGTCACGGTCACCGAGATGCCCCGGTTCGCGTTGCCGGAGAGAGCGGCAAAGGCGCCGGCAGCGGACGCAGCTCTTGCGGTCTGCTGA